Sequence from the Drosophila subpulchrella strain 33 F10 #4 breed RU33 chromosome 3R, RU_Dsub_v1.1 Primary Assembly, whole genome shotgun sequence genome:
CGTAATGAAAATCAAATGTATTTAAGTGAGTTGAAAAAAGGGTAGTCAGGTTCTCACATTGCTGGTTCGTGTTGAAGGtttcattaaattttaagATCGTTTTTATATACGTGGTTCACCTTCACGAGTGTCGCCCGTACCACTGGCGAAATGATAAAGACATTGAAATTCCCATTCCCAAATGGAGTTACGGCAATCGACCTTGAAACATGTGGCCAAAATGGGTTTTTCCAATTTTCTATGAAAAgcagtatttatttttttggtaaaTCGTCCATTAAAGGCGGCAGCGGgtttttcatttcaattgGACTGAAGccacaaacaaaaataaagcgATACACATAAACAAACAACTGGCAGCAACAAGTGAGCGcacaaatttaatttgcttttaATGCGTCATCATTGCCAATTTGTGACATGCTCGAGTTGCTTTTCTGCTACGTTTTCGCCGATTTTTCGCATCCCCAACAGATATTCGTACGGTTCACGATCGTTATCAGTGATCCCAGACAGtggtatatgtatatttcgaagattttttttgCATTATGTACATTGTACTTATGTATTTAAGataaatgttttcaaaaacattattaGTAATCGGTCTCAGGAAAgctattaaaagtaaataagtGATACttagctttttttttatatatgtaaatatcTTATTTACATAAATGTAATTATACCAGAGAGAAAAAAGAGAAAAGATTTTATAAATGATAACGCacctttatttaataaataaaaaattattgaaaaacgTTTTACGTATGTCtacaaacatatttttttcatACTTTGTTTAATAAAGTTTATTATCATGATGATCGGCTACATGCTATGACTATAAATCTATAAATTGTCTTTGTGCAAACAACATGCCATACTGGGGTAATCAAAAAGAcaagcaaaataaaagaatatttCGGTTCTGAAACAATCTAGAGTGTACGACAAGTACATATAATATTCGATTCCACAAAGGAGGAGtcattataaaaaatttaaaatttcccaCTTCTGAATGTTGATAAGAGCACAGAATAGTAATTGCCTTCAGTTGGGAACAGAATAGATCGTTAAACGCGTCTTGATATGATCAGACCACATTTTATCTTTGACATATTAATTTTTCAAGGGAACTTTCCCCATCCAACAGTGTAGTACAAAAAGAGCCGCTGGTGGTTGCCTCCACCACCCACTATAGATGTGCTGTTCCATTTTTAAAGCATTGACTCATCTACGGAAATAAATTACATGAACTGTGTCTGACGGCCCAGACTCATTACCTAGCGACCACAGCCCAtcgatgatattattatatagtaTTCGACTCTTCTTGGACTCTTTCAGAACAGAGCGATGACGGAAAGTGTGGAGCTAATGAACAAGTACGGCGAGCCACTGCGCTACGACCGCAACTTTACGGGTCCCCGGCAGAAGGATCGCAGTTGCACGGATGTGCCCTGCCTGCTGCTCTTCGCCCTCTTCCTGGCGGGATGGGGCTACATAGCCCACTACGCAATCACAAGGGGTGATCTGAACCTACTGTTGGTGCCCACAGACTCGTTCAACCGGAAGTGCGGCATGGACTCCGGGGTGCTGAATAAGAAAAACCTATTCTTTTTCGACATGAATAAGTGCATTGATCCAATCGTACCCCTCACGGGATGTCCTACACCGCAGGTAAACTCATtgttatatactttttaaacaAGTTCAATaacttattattataattaaggGACTCCATAACAGACTCGAATTAACAGAGCTTTACTCTACTATATTAAGCTATAACCTTTTCATGTCGTAAAAACTTTATATTCAAACGTCCGGTCGTTTACCCATAAAACGTACTTTATTAGTCAAACTCAGATAAGCAATTATATACTAAGTAAATGTTTCAATTTTTAATGCTACCAACGAACCTTTTTCTTAACAGGTGTGTGTAGAGACATGTCCCAGACAAACTTTCGTATGGGACACAATGAAAGACCAACTCAGCTTCGAGGATTTGCATAGTCGCCTGATTTGCCTGACAGAGGAGCACAAGGCGAAGATTCGCACCAAGTCGGACATTGAACAGGCCATTAAGGATAATCAGTGTGCGCGCTGGTACATCAAGAGTGCTCCATTCCTCAAACGATGCCTCTTCGAGTTCTCACAGGGTGTGTGTGATTACATACCCTCGTTCCTTCTGCAGGGAGGAAGATCCAGGCGGGAGTTGCAGCTGCTGCCAGGGAACGCATCCACAGAAACCCAACTGCAGGCCCAGGTGATGGCCATGACCATGGCGGAGGCCCAGGCTCTAGTTGTTCCACAGGCGAATAGCAAGGAAACGCCAGTGGAGGAGGAACCAATTGTCCAGTGCAAACGAAGACTCAACGAGGCCGTTATCAAGGAGAAGATGATGCAGACGGACACGAGACTGGCCAAGTTGGTGGGCAATATGGTGGCCCACTTCTACAATGGCACACACGACGCACAGCGTTTGGGTGAGGAGATTGTCGAGGATCTGGTCAACTCGTGGTCGATCGTCCTGGTGGCTTGTTTCTGCACTCTGGTTGCCTCACTCATATATATCGCTCTGATGCGCTGGCTCTCGGCTCCGATCCTCTGGTTCTCCATCTTCGGCGTACTTATCGGACTTTTGGTGGGCATCTATTACACCGTGAAACAGTACATTTTCTGGGAGAAGACGCCGACGGTGCCGCTGCACGGTTTGAATCTGCAATCCCAGGTGAAGAACGTCCTGCAAAACCAGAACACATGGCTATATCTGTCCATTTTCGTGGGCGTGTGCTTCGTCGTCATCCTGTTGCTGGTGATTGTGCTGAGAAAGCGCATACGGATAGCGATTGCCCTGACCAAGGAGGGCAGCAAGGCGGTGAGCAGTGTGATTAGCACCGTTTTCTTTCCCATATTCTCCTGGGTACTCTTCATGGCCGCCATAGCGTTTGCCATCGGCGTGGGCCTGTACCTGGGCTCCATTGGAGATCCTTCGTTTAGAATGGTCCGTCAGTTGACGGAAAGTGGAGAAGTGACCACCGAGGATTGCATCTGCGAGGGCCCAGCCATTAATTACACAGTGGGCGGTTCTTGTGACCCGAATGTGTTCCAGCAAAGCTGCTCCGTTCGGCAGGCCGCATTTTTCCAAACGCAGCGCATTTCATGCACGAAAACTACCTGCAGCTTTGATTCGATAGTCAATCCGTTAAGAATTAAGTGGGCCATCTTCTACAACGTCTTCGGTTTTCTCTGGCTGAGCTTCTTCATCTCCGCCTTTAGCTACATGGTGTTGGCTTCCACGTTTGCCCGATGGTATTGGACCTTTAAGAAAAGGGATGTGCCTTACTTCACCCTTACGAGGGCCTTCTGCCAAACCGCTTTCTATCACCTGGGAACGGTGGCGTTCGGTTCGCTCATCCTGGCTATCGTCCGGCTGATCCGTTTGGTGCTAGAGTACATCCATGAGAAGCTGAAGAAGTACGACAATGCGGTGACACGAGCCATCCTCTGCTGCATGCGCTGCTTTTTCTGGCTGCTTGAGACTTTCCTCAAGTTCCTCAATCGGAATGCCTACATCATGTGCGCCATCCACGGCAAGAACTTTTGCTCCAGTGCCGCGGACTCGTTTAACCTGATTATGAGGAACTTCCTGCGTGTGGTAACGCTAGACCAGGTCACGgactttttgttctttttgtcgAAACTGCTGCTAACTGCGGGAGCGGGAGTGTCCACATACTACTTCCTGGCCAACAATCCGGCCATTATTCAGCTACATTACAATGCGGTGCCCACTACGGTGGTGGTAATTGCCGCCTTTTTCATAACGAGCGTGTTCTTCGGTGTCTACTCGACGGCCGTGGATACGCTGTTCCTGTGCTTCCTCGAGGACTGCGAGCGAAACGATGGCTCCCCGGAGAAGCCCTTTTTCATGTCCAAGCAGCTAATGAAGATCCTGGGCAAGAAAAATAATCTACCGCCGCgtcagcgccgtgggaagtaGGAGATTCCGACGAGAAACGGCAGTGCAAATTATCAGTTAATTAAgataaaagatatatatatatatataaatatgtatggaATATAGTCCGAAATCGAAAGGGGTTGTGAGCGATTGCTCAACCGGCTGCAATAGGATTTGCATGTAATGCAGACTTTTTTGCCAATACTCTTAATCTTTAATATAATGTATATAATACGCAAGTATCCATATGTAAAAGTTTTTTGTGCGGCTAGGTGTGCGATCGAACATGTGATAGGCGCGGACCATAAAGACCAAAAGCAATACGATGCAATACAATAATTTGTACACAGAAACACAATCGTACATATCTCACATTCATGCAGTTAAGTTAACGATATAATT
This genomic interval carries:
- the LOC119545802 gene encoding choline transporter-like 2; translated protein: MTESVELMNKYGEPLRYDRNFTGPRQKDRSCTDVPCLLLFALFLAGWGYIAHYAITRGDLNLLLVPTDSFNRKCGMDSGVLNKKNLFFFDMNKCIDPIVPLTGCPTPQVCVETCPRQTFVWDTMKDQLSFEDLHSRLICLTEEHKAKIRTKSDIEQAIKDNQCARWYIKSAPFLKRCLFEFSQGVCDYIPSFLLQGGRSRRELQLLPGNASTETQLQAQVMAMTMAEAQALVVPQANSKETPVEEEPIVQCKRRLNEAVIKEKMMQTDTRLAKLVGNMVAHFYNGTHDAQRLGEEIVEDLVNSWSIVLVACFCTLVASLIYIALMRWLSAPILWFSIFGVLIGLLVGIYYTVKQYIFWEKTPTVPLHGLNLQSQVKNVLQNQNTWLYLSIFVGVCFVVILLLVIVLRKRIRIAIALTKEGSKAVSSVISTVFFPIFSWVLFMAAIAFAIGVGLYLGSIGDPSFRMVRQLTESGEVTTEDCICEGPAINYTVGGSCDPNVFQQSCSVRQAAFFQTQRISCTKTTCSFDSIVNPLRIKWAIFYNVFGFLWLSFFISAFSYMVLASTFARWYWTFKKRDVPYFTLTRAFCQTAFYHLGTVAFGSLILAIVRLIRLVLEYIHEKLKKYDNAVTRAILCCMRCFFWLLETFLKFLNRNAYIMCAIHGKNFCSSAADSFNLIMRNFLRVVTLDQVTDFLFFLSKLLLTAGAGVSTYYFLANNPAIIQLHYNAVPTTVVVIAAFFITSVFFGVYSTAVDTLFLCFLEDCERNDGSPEKPFFMSKQLMKILGKKNNLPPRQRRGK